A DNA window from Criblamydia sequanensis CRIB-18 contains the following coding sequences:
- a CDS encoding KH domain-containing protein: protein MKEFIEYIVKNLVDSPDNVNVNCYEGDRGMVVEIKVGSQDIGKVVGKKGSTINALRTIAMTVCARLGRKVRVELVE, encoded by the coding sequence ATGAAAGAATTTATTGAATATATCGTTAAAAATTTGGTCGACAGTCCGGACAATGTCAATGTAAATTGTTATGAAGGCGATAGGGGAATGGTCGTAGAAATTAAGGTTGGATCACAAGACATCGGCAAGGTGGTTGGTAAAAAAGGTTCAACTATTAATGCCCTTAGAACCATTGCGATGACCGTTTGTGCGCGTCTTGGAAGAAAAGTTCGTGTTGAGCTTGTCGAGTAG
- the cutA gene encoding divalent-cation tolerance protein CutA, which yields MSDLIEICWTSGSLDEARRISRFLVQERLVACAQIVPWIESVFLWNNRLETVQESKIVFKTTKEHFETIKKTILDNTSYQVPEIIYYEISGGHQEYLDWAFESVKKKEKNEIAPNNTK from the coding sequence ATGTCTGATTTAATTGAAATTTGCTGGACAAGCGGCAGCCTTGATGAAGCTCGGCGCATCTCACGTTTTCTTGTGCAAGAAAGGCTTGTTGCCTGTGCTCAAATTGTTCCTTGGATAGAATCTGTATTTTTATGGAATAATAGATTGGAAACTGTTCAGGAAAGCAAGATCGTCTTCAAAACAACAAAAGAACATTTTGAAACGATCAAAAAAACGATTTTAGATAACACAAGCTATCAAGTTCCTGAGATTATCTATTACGAAATCAGCGGAGGTCATCAAGAATACCTGGATTGGGCCTTTGAAAGCGTAAAAAAGAAAGAAAAAAATGAAATTGCTCCTAACAATACCAAATAA
- a CDS encoding cell division protein FtsQ/DivIB — translation MAPYKYSYTKALLWILLSNFLVAALFFLSFSNASYERLKNAADPRFNIHYLMQTGPEKEQLKTEYLAELLSLSQDEPVNVYQYPILEAQNKILKNPLFKTVSIKRVTPDALLIDYTIRKPIAFLYNRSNTALDSEGKLFPFSPFYTPKKLPWIYLNEALFLKNEAIWGKNLTFGEDKLKPISLFNEIKKYSLQFDLNLSSVDFSKIEESIFAKREIVLMATTNISYKNDPQKLFFIRLPVYDLKEAFEKLGSLKKYLQMRERDKKSIYILDLRQKELVLFKKVGGGNLPSGL, via the coding sequence ATGGCGCCCTATAAGTATTCTTACACAAAAGCCTTGTTATGGATCTTGCTCTCCAATTTTTTGGTTGCGGCGCTTTTTTTTCTAAGTTTTAGCAATGCTTCTTATGAACGTCTGAAAAATGCGGCAGATCCTAGATTCAATATTCACTATTTAATGCAAACAGGCCCTGAAAAAGAGCAGTTAAAAACAGAGTATCTAGCAGAACTCTTAAGTTTATCGCAAGATGAGCCTGTAAATGTCTACCAATACCCGATTTTAGAAGCTCAAAATAAAATCTTAAAAAACCCGTTATTCAAAACAGTTTCGATAAAAAGGGTAACTCCGGATGCCCTTCTTATTGATTATACTATCCGTAAGCCTATTGCTTTTCTTTATAATAGATCCAATACAGCTCTAGATTCCGAAGGGAAGCTCTTTCCTTTTTCACCTTTTTACACGCCTAAAAAGTTGCCTTGGATTTACCTGAATGAGGCTCTTTTTTTAAAAAATGAAGCCATCTGGGGTAAAAATTTGACCTTCGGGGAAGATAAGCTCAAACCGATTTCCTTGTTTAACGAGATAAAAAAATACTCTTTGCAATTTGATTTGAACCTTTCTAGTGTCGATTTTTCCAAAATTGAGGAATCCATTTTTGCAAAAAGGGAAATTGTTTTAATGGCCACAACGAATATCAGCTATAAAAATGATCCCCAAAAACTCTTTTTTATACGATTGCCAGTGTATGACTTAAAGGAGGCTTTTGAAAAACTTGGCAGTTTAAAAAAATATCTTCAGATGCGGGAGAGAGATAAAAAATCGATTTACATTTTGGATTTAAGACAAAAAGAACTCGTTCTTTTTAAAAAAGTAGGAGGCGGTAATTTACCGTCCGGCCTTTAA
- the murC gene encoding UDP-N-acetylmuramate--L-alanine ligase has protein sequence MDEKYHFIGVGGIGMSSLACILMQRKAKVSGSDLTSSYITEGLKNMGADIFIGHDASHVKEDKTVVYTTGVGQENCEFIEACRIRTKMLHRSDLLHSLMQGYKMLAIAGSHGKTTTSALLTEVLIEANLDPSFSIGGILKSMNANGKHGEGEYFVAESDESDGTFLKYKPFGAILTNISTDHMDYFLTKDRLKDAFRKFLIKVQSQKHLFWCKESKYLREIHPSGYGYGFSEDCELRAKNFKQDGWRFRMDISFKGQLYLDVECALIGHHNALNALAVFGMGISLGIKEEAIRKALFNFQGVKRRADILGEKNSRPLFIDDYAHHPNEVANTLAGLRLALNDRRLITVFEPHRYSRVKDCQGLFAGMLDASDLGIVTDIYPAGEKAIESVSSKLIIEELENCETPVRYSPINELEKTLLDLIEPNDAIVFMGAGSLSTFARDFAKKWQTLEASKKEVLL, from the coding sequence ATGGATGAGAAATATCATTTCATAGGGGTTGGCGGCATCGGAATGAGTAGTCTTGCTTGTATTTTGATGCAGCGAAAAGCTAAAGTCAGCGGCTCTGATTTAACAAGTTCTTATATCACTGAAGGACTCAAAAATATGGGAGCCGATATTTTTATCGGACACGATGCGAGCCATGTAAAAGAAGATAAAACAGTGGTGTACACAACCGGAGTTGGCCAAGAAAATTGTGAATTCATAGAAGCTTGCCGCATAAGAACTAAAATGCTTCATAGATCTGATTTATTACATTCTCTTATGCAAGGGTACAAGATGCTGGCTATTGCCGGATCGCATGGCAAAACAACAACAAGCGCCTTATTGACAGAAGTTCTGATTGAAGCGAATTTAGACCCTTCCTTTTCAATCGGCGGGATTTTAAAAAGCATGAACGCTAACGGAAAGCATGGTGAGGGGGAGTATTTTGTTGCCGAGTCCGATGAAAGCGATGGCACTTTCTTAAAATATAAGCCATTTGGAGCCATTTTGACTAACATCAGCACAGATCATATGGACTATTTTCTTACCAAAGACCGTTTGAAAGATGCTTTTAGAAAATTTTTGATTAAGGTTCAGTCTCAAAAACATTTATTTTGGTGCAAAGAGAGCAAGTACCTTAGAGAAATTCACCCAAGCGGCTATGGTTACGGTTTTTCAGAAGACTGCGAGCTTAGAGCTAAAAATTTTAAACAAGACGGCTGGAGATTTAGAATGGATATCTCCTTTAAAGGCCAATTGTATTTGGATGTCGAGTGCGCTTTAATTGGCCATCATAATGCCTTAAATGCACTTGCAGTATTTGGAATGGGGATATCGCTTGGAATAAAAGAAGAAGCCATCAGAAAAGCTCTTTTTAACTTTCAAGGTGTAAAAAGGCGGGCAGATATCCTTGGGGAGAAAAACTCAAGGCCCCTTTTTATCGATGATTATGCTCATCATCCGAACGAAGTTGCCAATACTTTAGCGGGCTTAAGACTTGCACTGAATGATAGAAGACTTATTACAGTTTTCGAACCTCATCGATATTCAAGAGTAAAAGATTGCCAAGGGCTTTTTGCCGGCATGTTAGATGCCTCGGATCTTGGGATTGTGACAGATATCTATCCTGCAGGTGAGAAGGCTATTGAATCGGTTTCTTCCAAGCTTATTATAGAAGAGCTTGAAAATTGTGAGACTCCGGTACGCTATTCTCCTATTAACGAACTTGAAAAAACACTATTGGATCTTATAGAACCAAATGATGCGATAGTTTTTATGGGAGCTGGAAGCTTGTCGACTTTTGCGAGAGATTTTGCAAAAAAATGGCAAACGTTGGAAGCTTCAAAAAAAGAAGTCCTTCTTTAA
- a CDS encoding UDP-N-acetylglucosamine--N-acetylmuramyl-(pentapeptide) pyrophosphoryl-undecaprenol N-acetylglucosamine transferase, producing MAKRILISAGGTGGHVYPAQALAKKLKAENPELYIFFAAAGLEGNQFFDRESFPYQEVSAGYFPLKRPLKCMASFGKLIAGLWQSDRLLKKIAPDLIIGFGSYHTLPLLLAARLRKIPYILHEANSIPGKVNKLMSKGALATGILFPDARNYLKGNVVEVDLPLRDTLNNSFMTREKAIEHYSLDPDKTTLLFFGGSQGAASLNHLAIETVSNLKDWKKTIQILHFTGREKETSKIAHLYNDLKLTAYVKDYEENMEFAWMAGDLLISRSGAGTIAEEIAYEKPGLLIPYPMAADNHQERNAFFMSDKVKGALTLIEKNLTGKKLASVIISLLEDNNKALLQLRDHIIQFKMNTVRKDFCEFIKATYNGSKERS from the coding sequence ATGGCAAAACGGATCCTGATATCAGCAGGAGGTACAGGAGGACATGTCTATCCGGCTCAAGCTTTAGCTAAAAAACTTAAAGCGGAAAATCCTGAGCTTTATATTTTCTTTGCAGCAGCAGGCCTTGAGGGCAATCAGTTTTTTGATCGCGAATCCTTCCCTTATCAAGAAGTTTCAGCCGGTTATTTTCCACTAAAAAGACCTTTAAAATGCATGGCAAGTTTTGGAAAATTAATAGCAGGCCTTTGGCAAAGCGATCGACTATTAAAAAAAATTGCCCCTGATCTAATTATCGGTTTTGGAAGCTACCACACGCTTCCGCTTCTTCTAGCAGCAAGATTAAGAAAGATCCCTTACATATTGCATGAAGCTAATAGCATTCCGGGAAAAGTAAACAAGCTTATGTCAAAAGGAGCTCTTGCTACAGGGATTTTGTTTCCCGATGCTAGAAATTATCTAAAAGGTAATGTTGTAGAAGTAGATTTACCTTTAAGAGATACTCTTAATAATAGTTTTATGACTCGTGAAAAAGCCATCGAACACTATAGTCTCGACCCTGATAAAACAACCCTTCTTTTTTTTGGAGGATCACAAGGAGCTGCATCACTTAACCATTTAGCAATAGAAACCGTTTCAAACCTCAAAGATTGGAAAAAAACCATTCAAATCCTTCATTTTACAGGAAGGGAAAAGGAAACTTCAAAAATTGCACATCTTTATAATGATTTAAAATTGACAGCTTATGTTAAAGATTATGAAGAGAACATGGAGTTTGCTTGGATGGCCGGAGACCTTTTAATTTCAAGATCAGGCGCCGGTACTATTGCTGAAGAAATCGCTTACGAAAAACCGGGTCTACTGATTCCTTATCCAATGGCTGCTGATAATCATCAAGAGAGGAATGCCTTTTTTATGAGCGATAAGGTGAAAGGGGCCCTTACTTTAATTGAAAAAAATTTGACCGGAAAGAAATTAGCCTCTGTCATAATAAGCTTATTAGAAGACAATAATAAAGCTCTTCTGCAATTAAGAGACCATATTATCCAATTTAAGATGAATACTGTTCGAAAAGATTTTTGTGAATTTATAAAAGCCACTTATAATGGATCTAAGGAGAGAAGCTGA
- a CDS encoding glucose-6-phosphate isomerase — protein sequence MDFEKLSAYKKLQELAKNPPDLTKNSVFNIDRIKNFVAKSKDYTLFYAGERVNEDIIKTLFELAKEASALEKMQNMQNGEIVNFIRGFPSENRAALHTATRDFFSGDKKSKTANEAKALAYAEYEKLKRFLAEIETFDRFQDLIMIGIGGSDLGPYANFLALAHLIKKGRRAFFINNIDPDNLHRVIESANLDKTLVAVVSKSGNTLETMTNEAFLRDCFVKAGLDPRKHFVAVTGEGSPMDDKSLYLDTFYIWDWIGGRFSSTSMVGGVLLGFAFGMEIFTEFLKGASEMDHAALNPNLSENIPLLGALLSIWNRNFLHYETLAVIPYSQALSRFPAHFQQLSMESNGKHIDKEGKRTPFQTGMIIWGEPGTNAQHSFFQLLHQGVDPIPIEFIGFIESQSRFDFIFNGTTSQEKLLSNLLAQSISLATGKKSDNPNKEFDGNRPSHILMAEQLTPKTLGELLAYFEHKTAFEGFIWNINSFDQEGVQLGKVVAEKIIDQFASERKKEFNEGYGVAKAYLELFKKV from the coding sequence ATGGATTTTGAAAAGCTTTCTGCCTATAAAAAATTACAAGAACTTGCTAAAAATCCACCTGATCTTACTAAAAATTCCGTCTTTAATATTGATCGTATCAAAAATTTTGTTGCTAAATCTAAAGACTACACTCTCTTTTATGCAGGTGAAAGGGTCAATGAAGACATCATAAAAACACTTTTTGAACTTGCAAAAGAAGCCTCTGCTTTAGAAAAAATGCAGAATATGCAAAATGGTGAAATTGTCAATTTTATCCGCGGCTTCCCAAGTGAAAATCGCGCTGCTTTACACACAGCAACGAGGGATTTTTTTTCAGGGGATAAGAAAAGTAAAACCGCAAATGAAGCTAAAGCTTTAGCTTATGCCGAATATGAAAAATTAAAGCGGTTTTTGGCAGAGATCGAGACCTTTGATCGCTTTCAAGATCTTATCATGATAGGAATTGGAGGATCGGATCTTGGCCCTTATGCTAATTTTTTAGCTCTGGCTCATTTAATAAAAAAAGGTCGTAGAGCTTTTTTCATCAACAACATCGATCCGGATAACCTTCATCGTGTTATAGAATCTGCAAACCTTGACAAAACCCTTGTGGCGGTAGTTTCAAAATCAGGCAATACGCTTGAAACTATGACAAATGAAGCTTTTTTAAGAGACTGTTTTGTTAAAGCCGGGCTTGATCCAAGAAAGCATTTTGTCGCTGTAACCGGAGAGGGAAGCCCTATGGATGATAAATCCCTTTACCTCGACACTTTTTATATCTGGGATTGGATCGGCGGGCGCTTTTCTTCAACTTCTATGGTAGGGGGGGTATTACTTGGCTTTGCTTTTGGAATGGAGATTTTTACTGAATTTCTTAAAGGGGCAAGCGAGATGGATCACGCGGCTTTAAATCCGAATTTAAGTGAAAATATCCCTCTTCTTGGAGCCCTATTATCTATTTGGAATCGAAATTTTTTGCATTATGAAACCCTCGCTGTCATTCCCTACTCGCAAGCCCTAAGCCGATTCCCTGCGCACTTTCAGCAGCTTTCTATGGAATCTAACGGGAAGCATATCGATAAGGAAGGAAAAAGGACTCCTTTTCAAACCGGCATGATAATTTGGGGGGAGCCGGGGACAAATGCGCAACACTCATTTTTCCAGCTTCTTCATCAAGGGGTCGACCCTATTCCAATAGAATTTATAGGGTTTATTGAGTCCCAGAGCCGGTTCGATTTTATTTTTAACGGTACGACAAGCCAAGAAAAGCTTCTTTCAAATCTTCTTGCGCAAAGCATAAGCCTTGCAACAGGAAAAAAAAGTGATAATCCCAATAAAGAATTCGATGGAAATAGACCTTCGCATATTTTAATGGCTGAGCAGCTGACTCCAAAAACTTTGGGGGAGCTGCTTGCTTACTTTGAGCATAAAACAGCTTTTGAAGGGTTTATTTGGAATATCAACTCCTTTGATCAAGAAGGAGTCCAGCTAGGTAAGGTTGTGGCGGAGAAAATTATAGATCAGTTCGCCTCGGAAAGAAAAAAAGAGTTTAATGAAGGATACGGGGTAGCCAAAGCTTATCTCGAACTATTTAAGAAAGTATAG
- a CDS encoding methionyl aminopeptidase, whose amino-acid sequence MIGRNDFCWCGSLKKWKKCHFPVEPPTDSSSFQINRELYRKNNIILKNEKQIEGIRRSCHLAAKILDETAALAKDGVTTQELNDFADKLHKESGAIPAPLHYGMPPFPKSICTSLNEVICHGIPNDTPLKKGDILNIDVTCILDGYYGDCSKMIEIGEVSHEKKLVADVAYECLLRAIAILKPGVLLNKIGEVIESYAEVHGCSVVNQFVGHGVGIEFHEGPQVCHHRNKSTIPLAPGMIFTIEPMINAGSRKAVIDPYDQWTARTQDGKPSAQWEHTILITPIGYEILTPWKK is encoded by the coding sequence ATGATTGGAAGAAATGATTTTTGCTGGTGTGGAAGCCTAAAGAAATGGAAAAAATGTCATTTTCCCGTAGAGCCTCCGACTGATTCCTCCTCCTTTCAAATCAATCGTGAGCTTTACCGCAAAAACAATATCATCCTTAAGAATGAAAAGCAAATTGAAGGCATTAGACGATCCTGTCATCTTGCTGCAAAAATTCTTGATGAAACAGCAGCTTTAGCAAAAGATGGGGTAACAACACAAGAACTCAATGATTTTGCCGACAAGCTGCATAAAGAATCCGGCGCCATTCCAGCCCCTTTGCATTATGGAATGCCCCCTTTTCCAAAAAGTATTTGCACCTCTTTAAATGAAGTGATCTGCCATGGAATCCCAAACGATACCCCTTTAAAAAAAGGAGACATCTTAAATATCGACGTTACTTGCATTTTAGATGGCTACTATGGTGATTGCAGCAAGATGATTGAAATTGGTGAAGTTTCTCATGAAAAAAAGCTCGTTGCCGATGTCGCCTATGAATGTCTTTTACGCGCCATTGCTATTTTAAAGCCGGGTGTTTTACTCAATAAAATAGGTGAGGTCATTGAATCTTATGCAGAGGTTCATGGATGTTCTGTTGTCAACCAATTTGTCGGTCATGGCGTTGGAATTGAATTTCATGAGGGCCCTCAAGTTTGCCATCATAGAAACAAAAGCACAATTCCTTTAGCTCCGGGTATGATTTTCACAATTGAACCCATGATCAATGCGGGAAGCAGAAAAGCTGTGATTGATCCCTATGATCAGTGGACGGCAAGAACTCAAGACGGCAAACCTTCAGCCCAATGGGAGCACACGATTCTTATAACCCCGATCGGGTATGAAATTCTAACTCCTTGGAAGAAATAA
- a CDS encoding peptidoglycan glycosyltransferase FtsW, giving the protein MPPLLLFLIGLVVIFSTTSASILDGDQAKSTHHAIIRQFFYFFLALILSFLSYRAGYLRFLKISPFLFWAFVFLLVLTLIPGIGKQVNGARRWIGAQGFYFQPSEFVKVILPSYFIYRLSFLEFGNVSFGSFMKEVFIALIPVILILIEPNNGTAAVLLLSLIVLFYLMKIKAKYWALPLLLTVGCGALFASQLPYVSRRLEAYLHPEKDLQGKGHQPYQAKIAAGSGKLFGKGPGKSLQKLSYLPEAQNDYIAAIFAEEYGFTGITLIIFLYGLIAYFGFEICFQTETLEGYYLSALISFLISFQAFLNLGVVSGILPSTGLNLPFFSQGGTSLMANALCVSLLVSISTRKKEPLLSN; this is encoded by the coding sequence ATGCCGCCTCTGCTTCTTTTTCTAATTGGCCTTGTTGTGATCTTTAGTACAACAAGCGCGAGTATTTTAGACGGAGACCAAGCCAAAAGCACGCATCATGCCATTATAAGGCAATTTTTCTATTTTTTTTTAGCTTTAATATTGTCTTTCCTTTCCTATCGAGCGGGTTATTTGAGATTTCTAAAAATAAGCCCGTTTCTTTTTTGGGCCTTTGTGTTTCTTTTAGTTTTAACTTTAATTCCGGGAATTGGAAAGCAGGTCAATGGAGCAAGAAGATGGATTGGCGCCCAAGGCTTTTATTTTCAGCCTTCCGAATTTGTAAAGGTGATCCTTCCAAGCTACTTTATTTATCGCCTAAGTTTTTTAGAATTCGGAAATGTCTCTTTTGGCTCTTTTATGAAAGAAGTCTTTATCGCTCTAATTCCGGTGATTCTTATTTTAATTGAGCCTAATAACGGAACGGCTGCGGTTCTTCTTCTTTCATTAATTGTCTTATTCTACCTTATGAAAATTAAAGCCAAGTACTGGGCTTTACCGCTTTTATTAACAGTCGGATGCGGGGCCCTCTTTGCTTCTCAATTGCCCTATGTTTCAAGAAGGCTTGAAGCCTACTTGCATCCCGAAAAGGATTTGCAAGGAAAAGGCCACCAGCCCTATCAGGCTAAGATTGCTGCAGGTTCAGGAAAACTCTTTGGAAAAGGTCCGGGAAAGAGTTTGCAAAAGTTAAGTTACTTACCGGAAGCTCAAAATGATTATATTGCTGCAATATTTGCTGAAGAATATGGTTTTACGGGGATTACACTCATCATTTTTCTATACGGCTTAATTGCTTATTTTGGCTTTGAGATTTGCTTTCAAACAGAAACTTTGGAAGGCTATTATTTATCTGCACTCATTTCCTTTTTAATAAGTTTTCAAGCTTTTTTAAATTTAGGAGTGGTGTCAGGCATTTTACCAAGCACAGGTTTAAACCTTCCTTTTTTTAGCCAAGGCGGCACATCTTTAATGGCTAATGCTCTTTGTGTTTCGCTTCTTGTCAGCATTAGCACGAGAAAAAAAGAGCCTTTGCTATCGAACTAA
- a CDS encoding lytic transglycosylase, producing the protein MTRRDIIIAAVIVNLGLLAVLFLLAGHFDETEEIQKEEIAEILLEKPRPILKEEHAPVFLAEENDADEVDAVLRDFAESIEAKHETERSFTLSRTEEDYKIEKKKPSENVTEITVKRGDVLSKIAKANGTSVSAIKKLNHLTSDRLQIGQTLQIPIASDKDIKRAETPSISQSEGSYYIVQSGDNPWKIAKKFDVSVNELLQMNNMDEKKARAIKPGDRIRVE; encoded by the coding sequence ATGACACGGCGGGACATTATAATTGCTGCAGTTATTGTCAATTTAGGATTGCTCGCGGTACTTTTTTTACTCGCCGGCCATTTTGATGAAACAGAAGAAATCCAAAAAGAAGAAATAGCTGAAATTCTATTAGAGAAGCCAAGGCCTATTTTGAAAGAAGAGCATGCTCCCGTATTTTTGGCGGAAGAAAATGATGCCGATGAAGTAGATGCTGTGTTAAGAGATTTTGCTGAATCTATTGAAGCTAAGCATGAAACCGAGCGTTCCTTTACTCTTTCAAGAACTGAGGAAGATTACAAAATCGAGAAAAAGAAACCTTCTGAAAATGTAACTGAAATTACAGTCAAAAGAGGAGATGTTTTAAGTAAAATTGCAAAAGCTAACGGAACCTCTGTTTCTGCTATAAAAAAACTCAATCATTTAACAAGCGATCGCCTTCAAATAGGTCAAACCTTGCAAATTCCTATCGCATCGGATAAGGATATAAAAAGAGCCGAAACCCCATCAATCTCTCAGAGTGAGGGATCTTATTATATAGTTCAATCCGGCGATAACCCATGGAAGATTGCTAAAAAATTTGATGTCAGTGTTAATGAACTTTTACAGATGAATAACATGGATGAGAAAAAAGCAAGAGCTATTAAACCGGGTGACCGCATAAGAGTTGAGTAA
- the murD gene encoding UDP-N-acetylmuramoyl-L-alanine--D-glutamate ligase → MRFVILGFGVSGQAIAKFLLKQPYEIFVFDDKIESILKLPEAKKIIDQGITVLKVADLFNLKYCDKTILSPGIPENHPCLLHLQKISEEVVGEMEFALRQFEGRCVGITGTNGKTTVTKQISHILNYNGRKAIACGNVGYTLIDAVQEFKNDILVIEISSFQLDRLESQKLESAVLLNITPDHLDRYQTFETYAISKAKIRSLIKPQGCFYIHDKTLEDFWVLFENKNAISYGFENNAQITLKNGNLIRYGKEEINLAFLTENLVKHDLENLLAAYAICRDLGLSSKQIKEGLETFKKPAHRIEFVKEVKGIRFFDDSKGTNIDAVCQAVNSMNGNILLIAGGVDKGSPYTPWVDIFQGRVKKVFAIGQAAEKIRKDLTPFVQVSIAKNLEEAVYDAFKEADKGENILLSPGCSSYDMFRDYAHRGEEFKRIVNTLTNEMKL, encoded by the coding sequence ATGCGTTTTGTCATTTTAGGATTTGGAGTAAGCGGTCAAGCTATCGCAAAATTTTTATTAAAGCAGCCTTACGAAATCTTTGTATTTGATGACAAGATTGAAAGTATCCTAAAACTACCGGAAGCTAAAAAAATAATCGATCAGGGGATTACCGTTCTTAAGGTCGCTGATCTTTTTAATTTAAAGTATTGCGATAAGACGATCCTATCTCCCGGCATCCCGGAAAATCATCCTTGTCTTTTGCATCTTCAAAAAATTTCGGAGGAAGTGGTAGGCGAGATGGAATTTGCTTTGAGACAGTTTGAAGGAAGATGTGTTGGAATAACCGGCACTAATGGAAAGACTACTGTTACAAAACAAATTTCTCATATTTTAAACTATAATGGAAGAAAAGCAATTGCTTGCGGGAATGTAGGTTATACTTTAATTGACGCTGTTCAAGAGTTTAAAAATGATATTTTAGTGATCGAAATAAGTTCTTTTCAACTAGATCGGTTAGAATCACAAAAATTAGAATCGGCAGTTCTTTTAAATATTACGCCTGATCATTTAGACCGGTACCAAACTTTTGAAACCTATGCCATTTCAAAAGCAAAAATTAGAAGTTTAATTAAACCCCAGGGCTGTTTTTACATACATGATAAAACGCTTGAAGATTTTTGGGTGTTATTTGAAAATAAGAATGCTATTTCTTATGGTTTTGAAAATAATGCTCAAATAACTCTTAAAAATGGCAACCTCATTCGCTATGGAAAAGAAGAAATTAATTTAGCTTTTTTAACTGAAAATTTAGTGAAACATGATCTTGAGAATTTATTGGCAGCTTATGCTATTTGCCGGGATCTTGGACTTAGTTCAAAACAAATAAAAGAAGGGTTGGAAACTTTTAAAAAACCTGCCCATCGTATTGAGTTTGTTAAAGAAGTAAAAGGCATTCGTTTTTTTGATGACAGCAAAGGCACGAATATTGATGCTGTATGTCAAGCGGTCAATTCGATGAATGGCAATATTCTATTGATTGCGGGCGGGGTTGACAAGGGATCCCCCTATACGCCTTGGGTTGATATCTTCCAAGGGAGAGTAAAAAAAGTTTTTGCAATTGGACAAGCAGCTGAAAAAATCCGCAAAGATTTAACCCCTTTTGTGCAAGTCAGTATAGCAAAAAACCTTGAAGAAGCGGTATATGATGCTTTTAAAGAAGCCGATAAAGGTGAAAACATTTTACTGTCTCCTGGCTGCTCTAGCTACGATATGTTTCGGGATTATGCTCACAGGGGTGAAGAGTTTAAACGAATTGTGAACACATTAACCAATGAGATGAAATTATGA